One genomic window of Prochlorococcus marinus CUG1416 includes the following:
- a CDS encoding trypsin-like peptidase domain-containing protein, translating to MKSFNLKKLLLSSTVTIGVFLPSNIVCKPLINPKFNAINQNSQKSFISKAVEKTGSSVVTIDTQRYVRTRQFPRNSQLFLDPYFERFFGLDLPKDNQPKIEQSQGSGFIFADGLVMTNAHVVNGSDKVIVGLTNGKKFHGQLIGQDFFTDIAVLKIEGKGPWPKAQLGDSTKIQVGDWAIAVGNPFGLENTVTLGIISNLKRNVTQLGIYDKKLELIQTDAAINPGNSGGPLLNSNGEVIGINTLIRSGPGAGLSFAIPINKAKEIASQLINNGKVIHPMIGISLIDEGDFETNNNAVKVGYVVPNSPAEKSGIMVNDLIIQVGNKKIETASDVIREISKNGINKQINILLKRRNKFIKLKVIPTDITNLNKK from the coding sequence TTGAAAAGCTTCAACCTCAAGAAATTACTACTCTCTTCAACAGTTACGATAGGTGTTTTTTTGCCATCAAATATAGTTTGCAAGCCATTAATTAATCCAAAATTTAATGCAATTAATCAAAATTCCCAAAAATCATTCATATCTAAGGCTGTCGAAAAAACTGGTTCTTCTGTAGTGACAATTGATACTCAAAGATATGTTAGAACAAGACAATTTCCAAGAAATTCTCAACTATTTTTAGACCCATATTTTGAAAGATTTTTTGGATTAGATTTACCTAAAGATAATCAGCCAAAAATCGAGCAAAGCCAAGGTAGTGGATTTATATTTGCAGACGGACTTGTAATGACTAATGCTCATGTTGTGAACGGCTCGGATAAGGTAATTGTTGGTTTAACAAACGGTAAAAAATTTCACGGTCAATTAATAGGGCAAGACTTTTTTACTGATATAGCTGTCCTTAAAATTGAAGGAAAAGGACCTTGGCCAAAAGCGCAATTGGGCGATTCAACAAAAATTCAAGTTGGTGATTGGGCAATCGCAGTTGGAAATCCATTTGGTCTAGAAAATACAGTTACACTTGGTATTATTAGTAATCTCAAAAGAAACGTCACTCAACTAGGCATATACGATAAAAAACTTGAGCTTATTCAAACAGACGCTGCTATAAATCCTGGAAATTCTGGAGGTCCACTATTAAATAGCAATGGAGAAGTAATAGGTATTAATACTTTGATCAGGTCAGGACCAGGAGCAGGTTTAAGTTTCGCCATTCCAATCAATAAAGCAAAAGAAATTGCCTCTCAACTAATCAATAATGGGAAAGTAATACATCCTATGATTGGAATAAGCCTTATAGATGAAGGTGATTTTGAGACAAATAATAATGCAGTGAAAGTTGGTTATGTAGTCCCGAATAGTCCAGCTGAAAAAAGTGGGATTATGGTAAATGACCTAATCATACAAGTAGGTAATAAAAAAATTGAAACCGCTTCAGACGTCATACGCGAAATAAGTAAAAATGGTATTAACAAACAAATAAATATATTATTAAAGCGAAGAAATAAATTTATTAAATTAAAAGTAATACCAACTGATATTACTAATCTAAACAAAAAGTAA
- a CDS encoding DUF2973 domain-containing protein has product MTILFPIIYSAALTYLVWKAFKVMSNGWGISGTEKKVFDGSNLKQNKYTIHPELLDKSGNITDEELLTVRFSNDNDSTLEEKGSTTD; this is encoded by the coding sequence ATGACTATTCTATTTCCAATTATATATTCTGCAGCCTTAACCTATCTAGTGTGGAAAGCTTTTAAAGTGATGTCCAATGGTTGGGGTATATCTGGTACAGAAAAAAAAGTTTTCGATGGTTCAAATTTGAAACAAAATAAATATACAATACATCCAGAACTTCTTGATAAATCAGGTAATATCACAGATGAGGAATTATTAACTGTAAGATTCTCAAATGATAATGACTCTACACTAGAAGAAAAGGGTTCAACAACTGATTAA
- a CDS encoding high light inducible protein: MNDDNQARFGFVNFAETWNGRMAMMGILIGLGTELITGQSILRQIGIG, from the coding sequence ATGAATGATGACAATCAAGCGAGGTTTGGCTTTGTTAATTTTGCCGAAACTTGGAACGGTCGTATGGCTATGATGGGTATTTTGATTGGTTTAGGTACTGAATTAATTACTGGACAAAGTATTCTTCGACAAATCGGAATAGGTTAG
- a CDS encoding YihY/virulence factor BrkB family protein → MQRSSTWILKSLWGACERWSKSDCIDLSAAFAYYTLQSFFPILLISLSIASWFLGKQEGLDQQIISVAAQILPPSVVELVETTLFKLIDQGFGAGILGAMFLLFTAGNAYLSLQRGSDRLWEDQLPSKRANTAWREQASRFLRNRIEAFLIVFFIGFLMVLDQISANLRMIPSNVLENLSKSNNLISDLLLKLPLLQVGQFAIPLIGFTLMALLLQALLPSRKVPLRPLLPGSILIGIGLTTLNLAVSKSLLSLGVRFQAYGFIGGFLVLTLWVWLLGVILYFGQCWSVVIASMTLVNKRVKRYRNN, encoded by the coding sequence ATGCAGCGCAGCTCAACTTGGATACTGAAAAGTTTGTGGGGAGCTTGTGAGAGATGGAGCAAATCTGATTGTATTGATTTAAGTGCAGCATTTGCATACTACACATTACAATCATTTTTCCCTATTCTTCTAATTTCTCTTTCAATAGCATCATGGTTCCTAGGAAAACAAGAGGGCTTAGATCAACAAATAATTTCTGTAGCGGCTCAAATTTTACCTCCTTCAGTAGTTGAATTAGTAGAAACAACATTATTTAAATTAATTGATCAAGGTTTTGGAGCAGGTATTCTCGGGGCTATGTTTTTGCTTTTTACAGCAGGAAATGCATATTTATCTCTCCAAAGAGGTTCTGACAGGCTCTGGGAGGACCAACTTCCTTCTAAAAGAGCAAATACTGCTTGGAGAGAGCAAGCATCTAGGTTTCTCCGTAATAGAATTGAAGCTTTTTTAATAGTATTTTTCATAGGATTCTTAATGGTATTAGATCAAATTAGTGCGAATCTTAGGATGATACCAAGTAACGTTTTAGAAAATCTTTCAAAATCTAATAATCTAATTTCTGATTTATTACTAAAGTTACCCCTTTTACAAGTTGGTCAATTTGCAATACCATTAATTGGCTTTACTTTAATGGCACTTTTATTACAAGCACTATTGCCTAGTAGAAAAGTTCCTTTAAGACCACTTTTGCCTGGATCAATTCTTATTGGAATTGGCCTCACTACTTTGAACCTAGCAGTAAGTAAAAGTCTTCTTTCGCTTGGGGTAAGATTTCAAGCATATGGCTTTATTGGAGGATTTCTAGTCCTTACCTTATGGGTCTGGCTTTTAGGAGTAATTTTATATTTTGGTCAGTGCTGGAGTGTTGTTATTGCTAGTATGACTTTAGTAAATAAAAGAGTGAAAAGATATCGTAATAATTAG
- a CDS encoding inositol monophosphatase family protein → MNPPNLTNKQLSELDSLFELVSQRQKKDFGNINASNKPDGSLLTSCDLWSDKTIVNGLASIAPGEGVLSEEGQKLIPNSKAYWVVDPLDGTTNFAAGIPYWSISVARFVDGRPESSFLIIPTLNKKFVSIKGKGVWLNNQKIDPNQKNHQSECISLCSRSIKILQKKPNSVFPGKIRLLGVSSLNLISVAMGQTFGAIESTPKIWDIAAAWLLLEELNCYIEWLGIDPINLVSGQNLSDVNFPLIACRSREKIEILKPWGNLLLEK, encoded by the coding sequence ATGAATCCACCAAATTTAACTAACAAGCAACTAAGTGAATTAGATTCTTTATTTGAATTAGTAAGTCAACGTCAAAAAAAAGATTTTGGAAATATTAATGCCAGCAATAAACCAGATGGATCATTATTAACAAGTTGTGATTTATGGAGTGACAAAACAATCGTAAATGGCTTAGCTTCAATAGCTCCAGGTGAGGGAGTCCTTAGTGAAGAAGGGCAAAAGTTAATTCCAAACTCAAAAGCTTATTGGGTTGTAGATCCACTTGATGGGACAACAAATTTTGCTGCAGGAATTCCATACTGGTCTATATCAGTAGCAAGGTTTGTAGATGGTAGACCTGAATCTTCTTTTTTAATAATCCCTACATTAAACAAAAAGTTTGTATCTATTAAAGGTAAAGGTGTTTGGTTAAATAACCAAAAAATAGACCCTAATCAAAAAAATCACCAAAGTGAATGCATTTCTTTGTGTAGTAGATCTATAAAAATTTTACAAAAAAAACCAAACTCAGTATTTCCTGGCAAAATCAGACTCTTAGGCGTATCGAGTTTAAATCTAATAAGTGTGGCGATGGGACAAACTTTTGGGGCCATAGAATCAACACCCAAGATATGGGATATTGCAGCAGCATGGCTGTTATTAGAGGAGCTTAATTGTTATATAGAATGGTTAGGAATAGATCCTATAAATTTAGTTTCAGGACAAAACTTGAGCGATGTTAATTTTCCATTGATTGCTTGTAGATCAAGAGAAAAAATTGAAATCTTAAAACCATGGGGTAATTTATTATTGGAAAAATAG
- a CDS encoding TolC family protein, with protein MLRKIINTTLFLPLSFFVTFQQSILSENKNFIDEIIRIDEDKIFIDHQEIKNIILNNDELKSLEELIEASSFNLSSKIAKRYPSIDLQANGLPKYVAGRNYNSNSNTTKTSQFSVNPSLNIRWDLIDPLRGPEIKIARENLKIAKNNYEIKRKDLIQEASTRYHKYQKSSQDIINKKLALDLSMTSLGNAQAKLDAGIGTKFEVLEADAQLSRDKQALYEKKIEHQINKISLKEILNLKKDFEIKKEQKLLGYWNHKLNKNIRNSLESNLSLKNISLQKSIRDNEANSFLNSNKPSIYISNSLSSAFTKGDSLAIDIDPNEDGSSYSNTISLNLSWNIFNGGQNIKSYKSRKSQAKGEEYSYNNLKSVLKTNITKAYLNLKLNEEKILSTSKEILSTKESLRLARLRYDVGISTLKDVLVRQKELSDAKSKNINAIYNYNLNLDELERLTFLEISNNCLDNDNTIKQTESICNIPR; from the coding sequence ATGCTTAGAAAGATAATAAATACAACTTTATTTCTACCATTGAGTTTCTTTGTTACTTTTCAACAATCCATACTAAGCGAAAACAAGAATTTTATTGATGAAATTATACGAATAGATGAAGATAAAATATTCATAGATCATCAGGAAATTAAGAATATCATTCTCAATAATGATGAACTTAAATCTTTAGAGGAATTAATAGAAGCTTCGAGTTTTAATCTTTCAAGCAAAATTGCTAAGAGGTACCCTTCCATAGATTTACAAGCGAATGGATTACCCAAATATGTTGCTGGTCGAAATTATAATAGTAATTCAAATACTACAAAAACTTCGCAATTTTCCGTTAACCCCTCACTTAATATCAGATGGGATTTAATCGATCCGCTAAGAGGTCCAGAAATCAAAATAGCCAGAGAAAACTTAAAAATTGCAAAAAATAATTATGAGATTAAAAGAAAAGACTTAATACAAGAAGCTAGTACTAGATACCATAAATACCAGAAGTCATCTCAGGATATTATCAATAAGAAATTAGCACTTGATTTATCTATGACAAGTCTGGGAAATGCTCAAGCTAAATTAGATGCTGGTATCGGAACAAAATTTGAAGTACTTGAAGCCGATGCTCAACTTTCTAGAGACAAGCAAGCACTATACGAAAAAAAAATTGAACATCAAATTAACAAAATATCACTTAAAGAAATTCTTAATCTCAAAAAAGATTTCGAAATTAAAAAAGAACAAAAATTATTGGGTTATTGGAATCATAAATTAAATAAAAATATAAGAAATAGTCTTGAAAGCAACCTTTCCTTAAAAAACATTTCTCTTCAAAAATCAATAAGAGATAATGAGGCGAATAGTTTCCTGAATTCAAATAAGCCAAGTATATATATCAGTAACTCATTATCAAGTGCATTCACCAAAGGTGATTCTCTGGCTATTGACATAGATCCTAACGAAGATGGTTCCTCTTATTCAAATACAATAAGCTTAAATTTATCATGGAATATTTTTAATGGTGGTCAAAACATAAAATCATACAAATCAAGAAAATCTCAAGCAAAAGGCGAAGAATATTCTTATAACAATCTTAAAAGTGTTCTAAAAACAAATATCACTAAAGCTTACTTAAATTTAAAATTAAATGAAGAAAAAATCTTATCAACTTCAAAAGAAATATTATCTACAAAAGAGTCTTTAAGGCTAGCAAGACTGAGATACGATGTTGGGATATCAACTTTAAAGGATGTACTAGTGAGACAAAAAGAATTAAGTGATGCAAAATCGAAGAATATCAATGCAATTTATAATTACAATTTGAATTTAGATGAATTAGAAAGATTAACTTTTCTTGAAATAAGTAATAACTGTTTAGATAACGATAATACGATTAAACAAACAGAATCTATTTGCAATATCCCAAGATGA
- a CDS encoding TIGR03279 family radical SAM protein, with amino-acid sequence MWQEIDYKEDSNDLLVPNITYRINPAEIESIEDNSIAQEIGFESGDSIISINGKKPRDLIDYQILISEEILNISVLDKNHEVHNISIEKDQDVNLGINFKDALFDSIKQCNNQCPFCFIDQQPSGKRKSLYVKDDDYRLSFLYGSYLTLTNLKKEDWKRISTQKLSPLFISVHATDPDTREKLLKNKRAGVILDQISWFEKNSIQIHAQIVVCPDINDGEILEKSIFELSSFYKETSQTVLSVAIVPVGLTKFRPENDGLKSISSEFAIKTIKQVERIQALLQISHGTRFCWLSDEWYLIAGKDLPSYKTYENMPQESNGVGSIRSFLKTLSEKTKKLPQKVKKPKKVSWIVGKLVYEALIPTVKKLNLIDGLTINLYGLPSIYWGQEQVVTGLLTGEDLIYGLQNKDLGEAIYIPSIMLKINTDLFLDDKNIKEVENQLNTKIHVLDDSNDIINNLIGITSSKKF; translated from the coding sequence GTGTGGCAAGAAATTGATTATAAAGAAGATTCAAATGATCTTTTAGTTCCTAATATTACTTATAGAATAAATCCTGCAGAAATTGAAAGTATTGAAGATAATTCCATTGCGCAAGAAATAGGATTTGAATCAGGTGATTCCATAATTAGTATTAATGGTAAAAAGCCAAGAGATTTAATAGATTATCAGATACTTATTAGTGAAGAAATTTTAAATATATCTGTTTTAGATAAAAACCATGAAGTTCATAATATAAGCATTGAAAAAGATCAAGATGTCAATTTAGGCATTAATTTTAAAGATGCATTATTTGATTCAATCAAACAATGTAATAATCAATGTCCATTTTGTTTTATAGATCAACAGCCAAGCGGCAAGAGAAAAAGCCTTTACGTTAAAGATGATGATTATAGATTAAGTTTTCTTTATGGTTCTTATCTAACTCTTACGAATTTAAAAAAAGAAGACTGGAAAAGAATATCGACGCAAAAACTATCCCCGCTTTTTATTTCTGTTCATGCCACTGATCCTGATACTCGAGAAAAATTGTTAAAAAATAAAAGAGCAGGGGTAATTCTGGATCAAATTTCCTGGTTTGAAAAAAACTCTATTCAAATACATGCTCAAATTGTTGTATGTCCAGATATCAATGATGGAGAGATTCTTGAGAAATCAATTTTTGAACTTTCTTCATTCTACAAAGAAACTTCTCAAACAGTACTTTCAGTTGCAATAGTTCCTGTAGGACTTACAAAATTTAGACCTGAAAATGATGGTTTAAAATCAATAAGCTCAGAATTCGCAATCAAAACCATTAAACAAGTGGAGAGAATTCAAGCTTTATTACAAATAAGTCATGGAACTCGTTTTTGTTGGTTATCAGACGAATGGTATTTAATAGCTGGTAAAGATTTACCTAGTTATAAAACCTACGAAAATATGCCGCAAGAATCTAATGGAGTAGGCTCTATTAGAAGCTTTCTAAAAACATTAAGTGAGAAGACTAAAAAACTGCCTCAAAAAGTAAAAAAGCCAAAAAAAGTTAGTTGGATTGTTGGCAAATTAGTTTATGAAGCCTTAATTCCTACAGTAAAGAAATTAAACTTAATTGATGGATTGACAATTAATTTATATGGTTTACCAAGCATTTATTGGGGGCAAGAGCAGGTTGTAACTGGACTTCTAACTGGAGAAGATCTAATTTATGGACTGCAAAATAAGGATTTAGGAGAGGCTATTTACATACCATCAATCATGTTAAAAATTAATACTGATTTATTTTTAGATGATAAAAATATTAAAGAAGTGGAAAATCAATTGAATACTAAAATTCACGTTCTTGATGATTCAAATGATATTATAAATAATCTAATTGGAATAACCAGCAGTAAAAAATTCTAA
- a CDS encoding DUF3120 domain-containing protein: MEELITKNLEVKDKLNNELHHRVDSYESTFLSRPISLRLWSSFFVILPIFVQAPWVRLEPISALCFTFIILLGAFLLYKKQSNKWYIVSSLLLGVSGSWLGGCLFWGWLSPFPILHIPVEAVVLPLALIGLGTNWKIGSSFYISSLFGTAATDISIFLTGIMDQWRQVITADSETAPIILQKTSENLIQIKSLSIIIFVAIILWLISKEIFDSATIETTNGKALLVSSYVIQTTLIVDGIFILLAILQPNFSGLV, from the coding sequence TTGGAAGAATTAATTACAAAAAATTTAGAGGTGAAAGATAAATTGAACAATGAATTGCATCATAGAGTTGATTCATATGAAAGTACTTTTTTATCAAGGCCAATTTCTTTAAGATTGTGGTCTTCTTTTTTTGTAATTTTACCTATATTTGTTCAAGCCCCTTGGGTTAGATTAGAACCAATTAGTGCTCTTTGCTTTACTTTTATAATTCTCTTAGGAGCATTTCTTTTGTATAAGAAACAATCCAATAAATGGTATATCGTCAGCTCATTATTACTTGGTGTATCAGGAAGTTGGCTGGGTGGATGTTTGTTTTGGGGATGGTTAAGTCCATTTCCTATTCTTCACATTCCTGTTGAAGCTGTGGTTCTTCCGTTAGCTTTAATTGGACTTGGTACTAATTGGAAAATTGGTTCTAGTTTTTATATCTCTTCTTTGTTTGGAACCGCAGCTACTGACATTTCAATATTTTTGACAGGAATAATGGATCAATGGAGACAGGTCATAACAGCAGATTCTGAAACAGCACCTATAATTCTTCAAAAAACTTCCGAAAATCTTATTCAAATAAAATCATTATCTATTATTATTTTTGTTGCAATTATACTTTGGTTAATTTCAAAAGAAATTTTTGATTCTGCGACTATTGAGACGACTAATGGTAAGGCACTCTTAGTTTCTAGTTATGTAATTCAAACGACATTAATTGTCGATGGTATTTTTATTCTTTTAGCAATTCTGCAACCAAATTTTAGTGGATTGGTTTAA
- the nadB gene encoding L-aspartate oxidase: MLRPPFSQEPIPINNWDVIVVGAGAAGLMTCLELPANLKVLLLNRNTSKVSSSRWAQGGIASVVRQDDSFDLHADDTLKAGDGLCDFKAVEMLVKEAPGCVDRLQNLGMIFDQSSDQLSTTLEAAHSRRRVLHVKDRTGRALVEVLEDHIENKKNILHCRGVRVTELLIENEACKGVQVLDGANLYWIQSRAVVLATGGGGHLFTNTTNPAQSSGEGIALAWKAGAAIEDLEFVQFHPTALKFYGAPCFLISEALRGEGAILVDKNGESPVKNLENRDLATRDQVSRAIMKNMHDNNLDHVGLDLRYIDPEKIVERFPTILSRCQDYGVNPLNEVIPVAPAAHYWMGGVKTDLNASSTRKGLYAVGEVASTGVHGANRLASNSLMECLVFARKMSSIVLNDLPKCAKFDRSLQEFDIEDPKEDQISKIAEKIDELRKLCWLNLGVSRNKVNMSKFLNFIQDDIDTLHKNALLNSLEKIKFDQKIKLSERNRRALNLLLDLKNRQITTITLLKACLFREESRGGHYRDDFPDKDKNWECHTRQQLDQKIQKRFIKN; this comes from the coding sequence ATGCTGAGGCCTCCATTTTCGCAAGAACCTATACCAATAAATAATTGGGATGTAATTGTTGTAGGGGCAGGAGCTGCAGGACTTATGACTTGTCTTGAATTACCTGCAAATTTAAAAGTGCTACTTTTAAATAGAAACACTAGCAAGGTATCTTCTAGTCGATGGGCTCAAGGAGGAATAGCATCTGTTGTTAGACAAGACGATTCATTCGATCTTCATGCTGATGATACTTTAAAAGCAGGAGATGGACTATGTGATTTTAAAGCTGTAGAAATGCTGGTTAAAGAAGCCCCAGGTTGTGTAGATAGGTTGCAGAATTTAGGTATGATTTTTGATCAAAGTTCTGATCAATTATCTACTACTCTAGAAGCGGCTCATTCTCGAAGAAGAGTCCTGCATGTTAAAGATCGAACTGGCAGAGCATTAGTTGAAGTTTTAGAAGATCATATTGAAAATAAAAAAAATATTCTTCACTGTAGGGGTGTAAGAGTAACTGAACTTCTTATTGAAAATGAAGCATGTAAAGGAGTTCAGGTTCTTGACGGAGCTAATTTATATTGGATTCAATCGAGAGCTGTTGTTTTGGCTACAGGTGGGGGTGGGCATTTATTTACTAATACAACAAATCCTGCTCAATCCTCTGGTGAAGGGATTGCTCTTGCATGGAAAGCAGGCGCTGCTATCGAAGATTTAGAGTTCGTGCAATTTCATCCAACCGCTTTAAAATTTTATGGTGCACCTTGCTTTTTAATATCTGAGGCACTTAGAGGAGAAGGTGCTATTTTGGTTGACAAAAATGGTGAAAGTCCAGTTAAAAATCTTGAAAATCGTGATTTAGCTACTAGAGATCAGGTAAGTAGAGCAATCATGAAAAATATGCATGATAATAATTTAGATCATGTTGGCTTAGATCTTCGGTATATTGACCCAGAAAAAATTGTAGAGCGCTTCCCAACGATCTTAAGTCGATGTCAGGATTATGGAGTTAATCCTTTAAATGAAGTTATACCTGTAGCTCCTGCAGCTCACTATTGGATGGGAGGTGTTAAAACTGATCTAAATGCATCTTCTACAAGAAAAGGATTATATGCCGTTGGAGAAGTTGCTTCTACAGGTGTTCATGGTGCTAATAGACTGGCAAGTAATTCACTTATGGAGTGTCTTGTTTTCGCAAGAAAAATGTCTTCAATTGTTTTGAATGATCTTCCAAAATGTGCAAAATTTGATAGATCATTGCAAGAGTTTGATATTGAAGATCCTAAAGAAGATCAGATTTCCAAAATTGCTGAAAAAATTGATGAACTAAGAAAACTATGTTGGTTAAATTTAGGTGTATCTCGAAATAAGGTAAATATGAGTAAATTTCTAAATTTTATTCAAGATGATATCGATACATTACATAAAAATGCTTTACTAAATAGTCTTGAAAAAATAAAATTTGATCAAAAAATTAAACTTAGTGAACGCAATAGGAGAGCATTGAATCTTTTACTTGATTTAAAGAATAGACAAATAACAACTATAACTTTATTAAAAGCTTGTCTATTTAGAGAAGAGAGCAGAGGAGGGCACTATAGAGATGATTTTCCAGATAAAGATAAAAATTGGGAATGCCATACTAGACAACAGTTAGATCAAAAAATTCAAAAAAGATTTATTAAAAATTAG
- a CDS encoding vitamin K epoxide reductase family protein, producing MALKTLNRRNKKDLKWPKIIIAILSTIGIVDTGSITLKNWGLFTSLSCPGIQNGCETVLNSPWGTLFENNQVNIPLSLAGFITYLSILVITIILSLNLISPKEKINKFLWWLVFLISCASSTFSFLLINIMFFKIQAYCFFCILSAILSFSIFIISMIGAKFESREPMIFRGFIVAISVLLGGLIWSTNVDPSNAIDVASPSENVSPIITTSSSPQKVKFAKFLSKNNIVMYSAYWCPHCHDQKQLFGKEAVKELKVVECAKDGRDNEYELCQTKGINGFPSWEINGEIISGTRDLNELAIKTDFQGDSNF from the coding sequence ATGGCCCTTAAGACTTTAAACAGAAGAAATAAAAAAGATTTGAAATGGCCAAAAATCATAATCGCAATTCTTAGCACTATAGGCATAGTTGACACAGGTTCGATTACTTTAAAAAACTGGGGATTATTTACTTCGCTTTCATGCCCAGGGATACAAAATGGTTGTGAAACAGTTTTAAATAGTCCTTGGGGTACTTTATTTGAAAATAATCAAGTTAATATACCTCTTTCATTAGCAGGATTCATAACTTATTTATCAATATTAGTTATCACAATAATACTTTCGCTTAATTTAATTTCCCCAAAAGAAAAAATAAATAAGTTTTTATGGTGGTTAGTATTTCTAATATCTTGTGCATCATCAACATTTAGCTTTTTATTGATAAATATAATGTTTTTTAAGATTCAAGCATATTGCTTTTTTTGTATACTTTCAGCAATTTTATCGTTTTCTATCTTTATAATTTCTATGATTGGAGCAAAATTTGAAAGTAGAGAACCTATGATTTTTAGAGGTTTCATTGTAGCCATTAGTGTTCTGCTGGGGGGCCTAATTTGGTCAACAAACGTTGACCCCTCTAATGCTATTGATGTTGCAAGCCCCAGTGAAAATGTATCGCCAATAATTACCACTTCAAGCTCTCCTCAGAAGGTAAAATTTGCAAAATTCTTAAGTAAAAACAATATTGTTATGTATAGTGCATACTGGTGCCCGCATTGCCACGATCAGAAACAATTATTTGGGAAAGAAGCAGTTAAAGAATTAAAAGTAGTTGAATGTGCTAAAGATGGTAGAGATAATGAGTATGAGCTATGCCAAACGAAAGGAATCAATGGATTTCCTTCTTGGGAAATAAATGGAGAAATCATTAGTGGTACTCGCGACTTGAATGAATTAGCCATAAAGACAGACTTTCAAGGAGATTCTAATTTTTAA